The Methanobacterium sp. sequence ACTGCTCTTACTGCAATATATACCATATTTTCATCTTCCCATCCTAGTTCATCCTGTACTTCATGCAGCCATTCTTTTGTTTTTTGTGTAGATTTATCTATTGAACTAAATCCTGCTCTAGGCATTTTATATCACTCCTTCTTTTCTTTTTTGTAATACTAAATCAAACTATTTTATATTAAATTATTTTATATTAGTATTACTATGGCGTAATTATAAATATTGTCAAAAATCAATCTTTAAAAAGTTTTTATAAATGGTGTTTCAATGGATTTTAATGAGGAAAACAACTTATCTGAAATTTTTATTCTTATTTGCCCAAATTGTGGCGTTGGAAATCCTGAAAATAGTGATTACTGTATTTTTTGTGATAAAGACCTTAAAAAAACCATTTTATTTCTTGAAGATGCTTCCTTTGATCTGGAAATAACTGAAGAGTTTCTGGTTGAGTACAGAAAAAAATTCTGGGGAAAAGAGAGAACTGAAAAAGTGAATAAATATAAACTAAGTGAAATTGAAAATATTCATATTGGATCTCCTGTTTCCAGATTTATTTTCGAGTATAAAGGTAAAAGAATAGTATTTCCTCTTAAAGAAGAAAATTTAGAAAAAATTAAAAAATATTTTCATATTTGACATTGAAATCTAATTTAATTCTTAATTTTTAGATTTTCTATTTAGAAGAAGTTTAATATCAAAAATCATGGCCCACGCTTCCTCTTTCTGGTAAGATAGTTCTACAGGGGCTATTTCAATGAATTTCTCCAGAGATTTTATAGCTTCTTCATAATCTCCTGTAAAACGAAGTGCGGAACCTTTACCAGCTAACGCCTTCGCATTATCTGGATCTAATTCAAGTGCCCTATTAAAGCATTGGAGAGCTTCTGAATATTCTGAAAGGCTAAATAAAGCAGTACCCTTATTATTCCATGTATTGCTATCAAGAGGATTGAGTTCTATTGCTCTATCAAAACAGTTTATAGCTTCTTCAAACCGTTTAAGAGCTCCCATAGAAACACCCATATTAGACCATGCCTGGGCATTATCTGGTTTGAATTCTAATGCTATCTCAAAACTTTCTATTGCATCATCATGTCTTCCAGCGCCCGCCAGGGCAACTCCTCGATTATCCCAGATCTGAGTGTTTTCTGGATCCAATTCTAAAGCATTTTCATAGCATATTACTGCAGGCCCATATTGTTTAAGCTTTAAATAATTATTTCCTTCGCTTATCCATTGTTTAACATCATCTAATTTTTTTATTTCTTTATTATTTCCATCCTTCATTGATATCATTTTTAGTTTTCTTTTAACTTAATCTTTTCAAAGGAGATTAAAATTAGATTCATATCCTGCTTTTTTAAAAAATAGTTGATAACATTACTCCAATTTAGATAATCTTAAATATTAACTACAACTATAAACGTATATTACCCAGGAGTTAGAAATTATGATTAACTGGAAAGCAATTATAATAGGATTCATTCTTTCTTTTATCCTTGGAATATTAATTATTTTTATTCCGGTTATAATGGGGGTTAATTTCAACATTTATTGCTGGAATTCTGGTTGGATATATTGTAAATCATAGCATTAGAAATGGTGTTGTGAATGGAGCAATTATAGGTATTATTAGTGGGATTATCAAATTATTAATGTTCTTTACTGCAATCATAGCTGTTGCAGAAATTTTTGGACAATCTATTGCAGGTATTTCAATTATTGTAACTGTAGTATTGACTACAATAAATATAATAATTGCAGCATTTGGCGGTGCAGCTGGTTCTGCACTAAAAGAAATTCTTACTAAATAATATTTATTCTGTTTTAAAGAAATACGTATCTCAACCAGAACAGGAGATTTAAACTGTATAAACTAATTTACTGTTCTAAATTAAATCTAAAAAAAATCCATAATTAAATCCAATATAATTAATTTTATTCAAAAAAAAAGAAAATGAGATGTTTTTAAACATCTAATCTGTTGAAATGAATTTCTCGATGAATTTTGCATATGCTGGTCTTGTAATGAAGATTCCAACTAATATACCTATAATGGTAGTAAATGCAAAACCTGAAAGAATTCCAATTCCAGTATAACCCCTTGAAAATCCTATGTAAGCTAATGGGAGCATTGCAGCAATTAATGTTGCAGCTGAAGCATATACAATAAAGAAGGCCCCCTTAATTTTAGCCTTGAAACCTGCTCTTCTCCTACTCTTTTTCTTCTGGTCTCCTTTGAGGACTTCATCGGTTATAATAATCTGATCGTCTACCCCCGTACCAATAGCTGCAATTATACCCGCTATTGCAGGTAGATCTATATTTTGATTTATTATGGATGCTATTCCCAGAATCAGTACAAGTTCTGCCAGACTGGTAAAGATTATTGGCAGTACCAGTATAGGATTTCTATATTTAATGAAGATAATAGCTGAAACCACAATTAATGCAAGAATTCCTGCTATTAGAGCTCCACTTTTGAACTGATCACCAAGTTCGGCAGATACACTGCTTATTCCAACAATTTTAACTGATACAGGTAAAGCACCTGACTGCAATACTGTTTGAATTTCTTTAGCTTCTTTTTCCGCATCTTCCCTTGTATTTGCTCCTCCAGTAACCACCACATCAGTGGAAGGTACACCATTGGCCAGCCCTTCTCCTAATTCAGGAGATGAAACTAGTTTATCGTCGAGATACATATCAACCGGAACTCCGGCTTTACCCTTAGCTATCTGTGCAAATTTATCTGCACCGGATACTGACACCGTAAATGGAACTTCCCATTGGTTTCCTGTAATTACGTATGGTTTTACGCTTACAATGTCCGCGCCTGTAAGTGCTGTTTGATTTTGTATCTTAACTTCAAATTTACCAGGGGTTCCCACAATATTTGAAACATCATCTGGCTTTACACCGGCAATTTCAACAATCACATCCTGATTTCCGCTTGACCGTACCTTGATGTCCTTTACACCAAATGTGTTCAGACGTTTGTCTAGAACTGATGTAACAACATTCATCGTGTCAGAATCTACTGGTTTTTCTAAATGTATTTGTATAATTGAACCGCCTCTTAAATCCAGTCCCTGTTCAATACCTAAAACAGATATAGAGGCTAAACTCCCCACTAAAAATACAATAAGAATAATTACACGATAATCCTTTAAAAATTCGGTGATTTTACTCATCTGCGACCACTCTCCATGTACCATCTGAGTATTCCAAGATTCATAAGCCATGTCGCCAGAACATCAGCAACAAGTCCGATAATCAAAACTGCAGCAATATTTGCAAGAGCCTCTGCAGAAGGTATGAAGAATACTGTAACTATATATAAAGCTGCCATTGCACCTATTGCGGCTGCAGACATTGTAAGACCTGTTTTCATTGCATCAATTGCTCTTTGGGTAATGCTTCCTTCTCTGCGTTTAAGCACTCGTGTAGTAAGTAAAATATCAGTATCCACACTGTATCCAATAAGGAGTAGGAGCGCACCAACAGATGCCATTGAAAGGGGAATTCCAAATAAAGACATTCCTCCTGCTGCTATCAAAATATCAGATAAAGCAGCGAGAATTACAGCCATTGACGGCACGAAGCTCCTGAATATTATAAACACAGTTACTGACATAAATATAAATGCTATTGCAAGCGCCCAGATTACCTGTGTTAGCGCTGCCGCACTTAATACCGGTCCTACTGTTCTGAAACTTAAAATATCTGCTGTCCCATTTAAAACGCTTGAAAACTTAATAACATCTATTGATTCGCCCATCTCAACAGTTGCCTTGGTTGCGTCAATTGATTTAATATCTACTTCATTGGTACCAAGACCATCGCTGATTAAAGTGTCTAATTGAGCTTTATCAATGGGCTTTTGAAGTTGTAAGTCAGCTAGTGTACCTCCTTCTAAATCTATACCTCGATCTAAACCATTTACAGCCAATAAAGCTATAGCAATTATTGTAATGATTAATGGAATTGCTATTAATGGTTTATATGATTCCATAAACTTTTCTATTTTCATTAAAACACCTTTTCACTGTCTATACCCTAAATAGGATTTAAGGTCTCTTATAAATATTGTAAAATTTAACAGATTATACAAATAATGGATTTAAAATTTAACTTCCATATATTTTTAAATCCATCTCCTCAACAACACCTATAATTTCTTCATGTATCTGATGCGTATTTTTGCCGGAAGTTTTAATTAAAAAGGAGTTGATTATTCTACCTCCACGTGCTTCAATTTTTTCTTCCATTCTTTTAATAGCATTGCTGCCTCCTGATCCTCCGTAGGTTGCAAATAATATTACATCTTTACCCTGGAAATTATATTTATCAATTGCAGTAACTATTGCTGGAGATGGCTTTCCAGCCCATACTGGAGTTCCTATGTAAATCAGCCCATAATCACTAAGGTCAAGAGTATCTGGTTTAATTTTTGTTTTAATTTCTCTTAGTGCTTCCATTGAAGAACCAATATAACTTAAAACTCCTGATCTATTTTTTAAATCTTCTATTTCAATTATATCTGCTGAAATTTCTCCAGCAAGTGCTTTAGCAGCGACAGCTGTCTTTCTAGTTCTCGAATAATACAGTATAACGGATTTCATTCCAATACAATCCTTTATAATAAATCTAATCTTATATGCTAATAATTCTATTTGCATAAATTTTTTTGTCTTAAAGTTTGAAAAAAATTTGTTGATATAGCATAAATAATTAATGTTTTTTTAAAACTTTTTATCATTACAGATTAACTTTATACCTTTTTATTATAGATTAGACTTTTAGTTACAAATAGTGTTTATGGATGAAGGCCAGTAATATCCAAAGACTCTTTTTCATTAAATCCATACATAATATTCATATTCTGTACCGCCTGTCCAGAAGCGCCTTTAACAAGATTATCAATGGCAGATATTATCACAATTCTACCATTATGATCTATCTGGAAACAACCAATATCACAGTAATTAGATCCCCTAACAGCACTCAATCTTGGAATTTCATTAATATCAAGAACACGAACAAATGGTTCATTCTCATAGAAATCATCGTAAATCTCTTTAATATAATCAGATGTTACATCTTCCTTCAGGAATGTGTGAATAGTAGTCAAAATGCCTCTTATTACTGGAACAAGATGTGGTGTAAATGATACTTTAACATCGCCGAATTTTTGAACTTCTTGTTGAATTTCCGGCATATGCCTATGATTTACAACTGCATAAGGAACTACACTATCTCCTATATTTGGATAGTGAGTTGCTTCCGTTGGTTTAATTCCAGCACCACTAACTCCTGTTTTCGAATCAACCACAATTGCATCTGCAAGGCCTCCCTTTACAAGCGGAATTGAAGCCAAAATACTACCTGTAGGGAAACATCCAGGATTAGCCACAAGGTTAGCTTTTTTTATTTTATCTCTGTATACTTCTGGAAGTCCATAAACAGATTCAAGAGGAGCTGAATGCTCTAAACCGTACCATTTTTCATATTCATTTATATCATCAAATCTGTAGTCTCCACTTAAATCAATTACCTTTATATCTCTTTCAATTAACTCTGGAACTATATTCATGGATGCTCCATGAGGAGTTGCTGTAAAAACGACATCAGAATCAATTTTATCAGCACCAATATCCATAAATTCAATATTCACGCCTCTTAAATGAGGATGAACCTTGGATACATTAATTCCATCGTATTGTCTGGATGTTACTGCATTAATATTCACATTTTCATGATTCTTTAATAACCTCAGGAGTTCTCCACCTGTATATCCACTGCCCCCAATGATACTTGCATCAATCATATTTTTTCACCTTATTTCACTTAGTTAGAAGTTATTTATATTAATAATTGTAATTCAAATACTTTTAAAATAATAGGAAATCAGCATCCAAATAAAGTCTGCATATGAATTTTATTTATATTTTATTTTAAGGTTTAATTATTAAGTTTCTGCTAACTTTAAATGTGTTTTATTAATCTTTATGCCTTTAAGTAACTTAAGTTATTATAATAAGTAATTATGAGTTGTTGATCTGTAAATTTTAGTTTTAGTGCCCGATTAAATTGTATTAATAGACTAAAACACAAATAATTATTTATTTATTAAGAATATATACTAATATTATTCTTTTTTATATTATAAATAGATTAATATTCTCTTTTTATCACATTAGCCCCCTATCATCTTTAATTTCACTTAGAGTGTATTGTGATATGATAATTCTTTAATAATCTTTAGGCCTTTTATAAAAATTTTATTGAAATCCATTAATAATGGCTTAATCCTAAATTAAAGCACTTATATCTATTTTTTAACAATTTTTTTCCGAAACCTTTATATAGTATAAATTACTATCAGTGCTTACCCAAAAGAAAACCCACAATGGTTTTTTTTATAATTGGGAATCGGAGGCGGTATAATTACGAAGAAACTGTTATTAGCAGTCCTCTTAATCGCCAGTTTATCACTTGGCGGTATAGCCGATGCAAGCGCTGCAGAGGTTGGGACAGCACAAACAACAACTTCAAATACCAACACTTTAAATGAAGACACAAATAATCAATTAAAAAGTGAATCAAATGGTATAAAATCAGCTGAAACACATAATAATGCTGATAAATATGCAAAAAGAGCCAAGACCGCTGAACGTAGTAAATCTAATTGTACACAATCTGAGAACAAAACATCAGAAATTAACACAACTGAAATTAAAAAGACAGAAAAAACAAGATACACTCATAAACACAGAGTAGCTAAAAAACGTGTTTCAAGTCAAAATTCAGTCACCAAACAAACAACAAACACTGTAAATTCTCCTGTAACAACAACACAGGATTTAAATGATGATTCATTTACAAAACAAAACACAACCTTAACAGATAAAAAACAGGTTTCAAATGAAAATTCAGTTACAAACCAAACAAAAGCTACAGTAAAAAACACTACGACTAAATTTGATCCTGAGGATAAATACGCCAGTTCAGGAACAACAAAATACAAAATAGTCAAGAAAACCATAAAAGTCAAAGTGTACAAATATA is a genomic window containing:
- a CDS encoding tetratricopeptide repeat protein codes for the protein MKDGNNKEIKKLDDVKQWISEGNNYLKLKQYGPAVICYENALELDPENTQIWDNRGVALAGAGRHDDAIESFEIALEFKPDNAQAWSNMGVSMGALKRFEEAINCFDRAIELNPLDSNTWNNKGTALFSLSEYSEALQCFNRALELDPDNAKALAGKGSALRFTGDYEEAIKSLEKFIEIAPVELSYQKEEAWAMIFDIKLLLNRKSKN
- a CDS encoding DUF5518 domain-containing protein is translated as MSTFIAGILVGYIVNHSIRNGVVNGAIIGIISGIIKLLMFFTAIIAVAEIFGQSIAGISIIVTVVLTTINIIIAAFGGAAGSALKEILTK
- a CDS encoding preprotein translocase subunit SecD; this translates as MSKITEFLKDYRVIILIVFLVGSLASISVLGIEQGLDLRGGSIIQIHLEKPVDSDTMNVVTSVLDKRLNTFGVKDIKVRSSGNQDVIVEIAGVKPDDVSNIVGTPGKFEVKIQNQTALTGADIVSVKPYVITGNQWEVPFTVSVSGADKFAQIAKGKAGVPVDMYLDDKLVSSPELGEGLANGVPSTDVVVTGGANTREDAEKEAKEIQTVLQSGALPVSVKIVGISSVSAELGDQFKSGALIAGILALIVVSAIIFIKYRNPILVLPIIFTSLAELVLILGIASIINQNIDLPAIAGIIAAIGTGVDDQIIITDEVLKGDQKKKSRRRAGFKAKIKGAFFIVYASAATLIAAMLPLAYIGFSRGYTGIGILSGFAFTTIIGILVGIFITRPAYAKFIEKFISTD
- a CDS encoding protein translocase subunit SecF, translated to MKIEKFMESYKPLIAIPLIITIIAIALLAVNGLDRGIDLEGGTLADLQLQKPIDKAQLDTLISDGLGTNEVDIKSIDATKATVEMGESIDVIKFSSVLNGTADILSFRTVGPVLSAAALTQVIWALAIAFIFMSVTVFIIFRSFVPSMAVILAALSDILIAAGGMSLFGIPLSMASVGALLLLIGYSVDTDILLTTRVLKRREGSITQRAIDAMKTGLTMSAAAIGAMAALYIVTVFFIPSAEALANIAAVLIIGLVADVLATWLMNLGILRWYMESGRR
- a CDS encoding flavodoxin encodes the protein MKSVILYYSRTRKTAVAAKALAGEISADIIEIEDLKNRSGVLSYIGSSMEALREIKTKIKPDTLDLSDYGLIYIGTPVWAGKPSPAIVTAIDKYNFQGKDVILFATYGGSGGSNAIKRMEEKIEARGGRIINSFLIKTSGKNTHQIHEEIIGVVEEMDLKIYGS
- the argC gene encoding N-acetyl-gamma-glutamyl-phosphate reductase, which codes for MIDASIIGGSGYTGGELLRLLKNHENVNINAVTSRQYDGINVSKVHPHLRGVNIEFMDIGADKIDSDVVFTATPHGASMNIVPELIERDIKVIDLSGDYRFDDINEYEKWYGLEHSAPLESVYGLPEVYRDKIKKANLVANPGCFPTGSILASIPLVKGGLADAIVVDSKTGVSGAGIKPTEATHYPNIGDSVVPYAVVNHRHMPEIQQEVQKFGDVKVSFTPHLVPVIRGILTTIHTFLKEDVTSDYIKEIYDDFYENEPFVRVLDINEIPRLSAVRGSNYCDIGCFQIDHNGRIVIISAIDNLVKGASGQAVQNMNIMYGFNEKESLDITGLHP